CCCCCTTTCATTGCAGGACATCATTGACCAGCATGTTCATATCGCGAATGACCTAAGCACAAAGTTCAAACCACTCCAATACTTCAATGACTATCTGCAATACGGGTACTATCCATTTTTCCTGGAAAACAAACGTACTTATTTCATTCGCCTGGAGCAGGTCGTAAAGCTGATCATAGAAAACGACCTGCAGTTTATCGATGGCTTCGACTCTCATAACACCAGGAAGATATATCAATTACTATATATCCTTGCCACCAACGTTCCATTCAAACCCAATGTCTCCAAACTGAGTGAAAAAACGGGAATGCACAGGACTACCCTTTTGCAGTATATGCACTATCTGGATAAAGCCAGGCTCATCAATACATTGACGGCAGCAGGCAAAAGTATAAGCACGTTGCAAAAGCCGGACAAGATCTTCCTGGAAAATACCAACCTCCATCATATGTTCTCACAGGAAAAGGCGGATAAAGGCGCACTGAGAGAATCATTCTTTTTGAATCAGCTCTGCAACGCTGGTCATGAAGCAGCCCTTCCCTTAAGCGGAGACTTTATGGTTGACGGGAAATATACGTTTGAGATCGGAGGGAAAGGGAAAGGAGGGAATCAGATTAAGGATATTCCTGATTCATGGATAGCTGCAGATGAAATAGAAACAGGAGCATGGAATAAGATTCCTTTGTGGCTCTTCGGATTCCTCTATTAGCCTTCTATCTATTGCTCCTGCACCGATACGTGACCCGGAAGCAGGCTTAAACCACCCGCCCCCAGGCCCTTTGCTTATTTCCTGCAATTCGTTATTTCTTCATCGCCGCGTCGTACCGCTTCTCCACTTCTTTCCAGTTCACAACATCCCAGAAAGCTGCGATATAATCGGGGCGTTTATTCTGGTGCTTCAGGTAATAGGCATGTTCCCATACATCCAGTCCGAGGATGGGTGTGCCGGTTTCCTTCACCAGGCCTTTCATGAGGGGATTATCCTGGTTGGGGGTGGAGGTCACCGCCAGCTTTTTATCTTTTCCAACGATGAGCCATGCCCAGCCTGAGCCGAATAC
This genomic stretch from Chitinophaga sp. XS-30 harbors:
- a CDS encoding ATP-binding protein; protein product: MENIASKSNLLIQGQNLGFIRSLAAKIDWKDRLIGILGARGTGKTTLLLQHIKQHYGIGGKAIYLTLDDIYFTEHKLVDFAEQFRLQGGEILFLDEVHKYPNWATEIKNLYDFYSDLRIVFTGSSVTDLLRQNADLSRRVVQYELTGLSYREFLEVSGVVSIPPLSLQDIIDQHVHIANDLSTKFKPLQYFNDYLQYGYYPFFLENKRTYFIRLEQVVKLIIENDLQFIDGFDSHNTRKIYQLLYILATNVPFKPNVSKLSEKTGMHRTTLLQYMHYLDKARLINTLTAAGKSISTLQKPDKIFLENTNLHHMFSQEKADKGALRESFFLNQLCNAGHEAALPLSGDFMVDGKYTFEIGGKGKGGNQIKDIPDSWIAADEIETGAWNKIPLWLFGFLY